A genome region from Kogia breviceps isolate mKogBre1 chromosome 13, mKogBre1 haplotype 1, whole genome shotgun sequence includes the following:
- the FBXO5 gene encoding F-box only protein 5 isoform X2, whose protein sequence is MRGCKEESSTVSVKMKCDFNYNHVHSGIKPVKPDDSRRQGSYTTANLEGSYKDFVKDYERLSDIGSPVESPRIVELETESKPLHNKENLHVQQTLNSSNDIEELETSGPYEDSGYSSFSQQSGLSEHEDSSLPLVENFSDSPQSCLLRTQSPDQYPNKNLLPALHFEKVVCSTLKKNCKRNPKIDWEKLKEFISSGNFRLQNIIGRKMGLDCVDILSELFRRGLRHLLANILTQLSDMDLINVSKVSTTWKKILEDDKGALQLYNKAILRITEKNIKFSPHASTREYVLFRTPLVSVQKSATQTVPKKDAQTKLPDPGDQKGSTYSRHSEFSEVARTLKKNESLKACIRCNSPAKYDCYLQRATCKREGCGFDYCTRCLCNYHTTEDCSNGKPLKASYKMGPLPGTKKSKKNLRRL, encoded by the exons GTTGTAAAGAAGAAAGTTCCACTGTCTCTGTCAAAATGAAGTGTGATTTTAACTATAACCATGTTCATTCTGGAATTAAACCGGTAAAGCCTGATGACAGTAGAAGACAAGGTTCCTACACTACTGCGAATTTGGAAGGTTCTTATAAAGACTTCGTTAAAGACTATGAAAGGTTATCAGATATTGGGTCACCAGTTGAGAGCCCCAGGATTGTAGAACTTGAAACTGAGAGCAAGCCCTTGCATAATAAGGAAAATCTACATGTACAGCAAACACTTAATAGTTCAAATGACATAGAAGAACTAGAGACCAGTGGACCTTATGAAGacagtggctactcttcattttccCAGCAGAGTGGCCTCAGTGAACATGAAGACAGTAGCCTTCCCCTGGTGGAAAATTTCAGTGACAGTCCACAATCTTGCCTGCTACGGACGCAAAGCCCAGACCAATATCCCAACAAAAACTTGCTGCCAGCTCTTCATTTTGAAAAAGTGGTttgttcaacattaaaaaaaaattgtaaacgaAATCCTAAAATAGATTGGGAGAAGCTGAAGGAATTTATATCCAGTGGAAATTTTAGACTGCAGAATATAATTGGCAGGAAAATGGGCCTAGACTGTGTAGATATTCTCAGTGAACTCTTTCGAAGGGGACTCAGACATCTCTTAGCAAATATTTTGACACAGCTCAGTGATATGGACTTAATCAA TGTGTCTAAAGTGAGCACAACTTGGAAGAAGATTCTAGAAGATGATAAGGGGGCATTGCAATTGTACAATAAAGCAATACTAAGAATTACC gaaaagaACATTAAGTTTTCACCACACGCTTCAACCAGAGAGTATGTTTTATTCAGAACCCCATTAGTATCCGTGCAAAAGTCAGCCACCCAGACTGTCCCCAAAAAAGACGCTCAAACCAAGTTACCTGATCCAGGTGATCAGAAAGGTTCTACTTACAGTCGACACAGTGAATTCTCTGag GTTGCcagaactttgaaaaagaacGAAAGCCTCAAAGCCTGTATTCGCTGTAATTCACCTGCAAAATACGATTGTTATTTACAACGGGCAACCTGTAAACGAGAAGGGTGCGGATTTGATTATTGCACAAGGTGCCTGTGTAATTATCATACCACTGAAGACTGTTCAAATGGCAAGCCCCTAAAAGCCAGTTATAAAATGGGTCCTTTGCCTGGTACtaagaaaagcaagaagaattTACGGCGACTGTGA
- the FBXO5 gene encoding F-box only protein 5 isoform X3, giving the protein MKCDFNYNHVHSGIKPVKPDDSRRQGSYTTANLEGSYKDFVKDYERLSDIGSPVESPRIVELETESKPLHNKENLHVQQTLNSSNDIEELETSGPYEDSGYSSFSQQSGLSEHEDSSLPLVENFSDSPQSCLLRTQSPDQYPNKNLLPALHFEKVVCSTLKKNCKRNPKIDWEKLKEFISSGNFRLQNIIGRKMGLDCVDILSELFRRGLRHLLANILTQLSDMDLINVSKVSTTWKKILEDDKGALQLYNKAILRITEKNIKFSPHASTREYVLFRTPLVSVQKSATQTVPKKDAQTKLPDPGDQKGSTYSRHSEFSEVARTLKKNESLKACIRCNSPAKYDCYLQRATCKREGCGFDYCTRCLCNYHTTEDCSNGKPLKASYKMGPLPGTKKSKKNLRRL; this is encoded by the exons ATGAAGTGTGATTTTAACTATAACCATGTTCATTCTGGAATTAAACCGGTAAAGCCTGATGACAGTAGAAGACAAGGTTCCTACACTACTGCGAATTTGGAAGGTTCTTATAAAGACTTCGTTAAAGACTATGAAAGGTTATCAGATATTGGGTCACCAGTTGAGAGCCCCAGGATTGTAGAACTTGAAACTGAGAGCAAGCCCTTGCATAATAAGGAAAATCTACATGTACAGCAAACACTTAATAGTTCAAATGACATAGAAGAACTAGAGACCAGTGGACCTTATGAAGacagtggctactcttcattttccCAGCAGAGTGGCCTCAGTGAACATGAAGACAGTAGCCTTCCCCTGGTGGAAAATTTCAGTGACAGTCCACAATCTTGCCTGCTACGGACGCAAAGCCCAGACCAATATCCCAACAAAAACTTGCTGCCAGCTCTTCATTTTGAAAAAGTGGTttgttcaacattaaaaaaaaattgtaaacgaAATCCTAAAATAGATTGGGAGAAGCTGAAGGAATTTATATCCAGTGGAAATTTTAGACTGCAGAATATAATTGGCAGGAAAATGGGCCTAGACTGTGTAGATATTCTCAGTGAACTCTTTCGAAGGGGACTCAGACATCTCTTAGCAAATATTTTGACACAGCTCAGTGATATGGACTTAATCAA TGTGTCTAAAGTGAGCACAACTTGGAAGAAGATTCTAGAAGATGATAAGGGGGCATTGCAATTGTACAATAAAGCAATACTAAGAATTACC gaaaagaACATTAAGTTTTCACCACACGCTTCAACCAGAGAGTATGTTTTATTCAGAACCCCATTAGTATCCGTGCAAAAGTCAGCCACCCAGACTGTCCCCAAAAAAGACGCTCAAACCAAGTTACCTGATCCAGGTGATCAGAAAGGTTCTACTTACAGTCGACACAGTGAATTCTCTGag GTTGCcagaactttgaaaaagaacGAAAGCCTCAAAGCCTGTATTCGCTGTAATTCACCTGCAAAATACGATTGTTATTTACAACGGGCAACCTGTAAACGAGAAGGGTGCGGATTTGATTATTGCACAAGGTGCCTGTGTAATTATCATACCACTGAAGACTGTTCAAATGGCAAGCCCCTAAAAGCCAGTTATAAAATGGGTCCTTTGCCTGGTACtaagaaaagcaagaagaattTACGGCGACTGTGA
- the FBXO5 gene encoding F-box only protein 5 isoform X1, producing the protein MSRCLCSCSPRPPSGSCRCTYGVLTAAGRPRPLDGCKEESSTVSVKMKCDFNYNHVHSGIKPVKPDDSRRQGSYTTANLEGSYKDFVKDYERLSDIGSPVESPRIVELETESKPLHNKENLHVQQTLNSSNDIEELETSGPYEDSGYSSFSQQSGLSEHEDSSLPLVENFSDSPQSCLLRTQSPDQYPNKNLLPALHFEKVVCSTLKKNCKRNPKIDWEKLKEFISSGNFRLQNIIGRKMGLDCVDILSELFRRGLRHLLANILTQLSDMDLINVSKVSTTWKKILEDDKGALQLYNKAILRITEKNIKFSPHASTREYVLFRTPLVSVQKSATQTVPKKDAQTKLPDPGDQKGSTYSRHSEFSEVARTLKKNESLKACIRCNSPAKYDCYLQRATCKREGCGFDYCTRCLCNYHTTEDCSNGKPLKASYKMGPLPGTKKSKKNLRRL; encoded by the exons GTTGTAAAGAAGAAAGTTCCACTGTCTCTGTCAAAATGAAGTGTGATTTTAACTATAACCATGTTCATTCTGGAATTAAACCGGTAAAGCCTGATGACAGTAGAAGACAAGGTTCCTACACTACTGCGAATTTGGAAGGTTCTTATAAAGACTTCGTTAAAGACTATGAAAGGTTATCAGATATTGGGTCACCAGTTGAGAGCCCCAGGATTGTAGAACTTGAAACTGAGAGCAAGCCCTTGCATAATAAGGAAAATCTACATGTACAGCAAACACTTAATAGTTCAAATGACATAGAAGAACTAGAGACCAGTGGACCTTATGAAGacagtggctactcttcattttccCAGCAGAGTGGCCTCAGTGAACATGAAGACAGTAGCCTTCCCCTGGTGGAAAATTTCAGTGACAGTCCACAATCTTGCCTGCTACGGACGCAAAGCCCAGACCAATATCCCAACAAAAACTTGCTGCCAGCTCTTCATTTTGAAAAAGTGGTttgttcaacattaaaaaaaaattgtaaacgaAATCCTAAAATAGATTGGGAGAAGCTGAAGGAATTTATATCCAGTGGAAATTTTAGACTGCAGAATATAATTGGCAGGAAAATGGGCCTAGACTGTGTAGATATTCTCAGTGAACTCTTTCGAAGGGGACTCAGACATCTCTTAGCAAATATTTTGACACAGCTCAGTGATATGGACTTAATCAA TGTGTCTAAAGTGAGCACAACTTGGAAGAAGATTCTAGAAGATGATAAGGGGGCATTGCAATTGTACAATAAAGCAATACTAAGAATTACC gaaaagaACATTAAGTTTTCACCACACGCTTCAACCAGAGAGTATGTTTTATTCAGAACCCCATTAGTATCCGTGCAAAAGTCAGCCACCCAGACTGTCCCCAAAAAAGACGCTCAAACCAAGTTACCTGATCCAGGTGATCAGAAAGGTTCTACTTACAGTCGACACAGTGAATTCTCTGag GTTGCcagaactttgaaaaagaacGAAAGCCTCAAAGCCTGTATTCGCTGTAATTCACCTGCAAAATACGATTGTTATTTACAACGGGCAACCTGTAAACGAGAAGGGTGCGGATTTGATTATTGCACAAGGTGCCTGTGTAATTATCATACCACTGAAGACTGTTCAAATGGCAAGCCCCTAAAAGCCAGTTATAAAATGGGTCCTTTGCCTGGTACtaagaaaagcaagaagaattTACGGCGACTGTGA